The Astatotilapia calliptera chromosome 2, fAstCal1.2, whole genome shotgun sequence genome includes a window with the following:
- the LOC113029005 gene encoding zinc finger MYM-type protein 5-like, translating into MASKRQQESGAEKRKKKRKRDETQASLAGSMLKYVQGGSQGQDEPSSSSAIPGHQPPAIVDPATIPSQEEQEPSTTSSGTVPYTSTTESPVTERLSESDTVETCVPPSTDPALWPAHIVDADRVEIVRRGPFNVSSDFNFPKGPDGRAFHTSLKFKILPNGEKVHRSWLVYSPQNNAVFCFACKLFSVKDIKLSTEGFSDWSNINIRTALKYRRH; encoded by the exons ATGGCCTCGAAACGGCAACAGGAGTCGGGAgcggagaaaagaaagaagaagaggaagcgtGATGAAACTCAGGCGTCGCTTGCCG GGTCAATGCTTAAATATGTTCAAGGAGGATCTCAAGGACAGGATGAACCATCCAGTAGTAGTGCCATCCCTGGACATCAACCACCAGCCATTGTAGACCCTGCAACAATCCCTAGCCAAGAAGAACAAGAACCATCAACCACCAGTTCAGGTACAGTTCCATACACAAGTACCACTGAGAGTCCTGTCACTGAGAGACTATCAGAAAGTGACACTGTGGAGACATGTGTGCCCCCTTCAACCGATCCTGCTCTTTGGCCAGCTCACATTGTAGATGCTGATCGTGTTGAAATTGTGCGGAGAGGTCCTTTTAATGTCAGCTCTGATTTTAATTTTCCAAAGGGGCCTGATGGAAGAGCATTTCACACTAGCCTTAAGTTCAAAATTCTTCCCAATGGAGAAAAGGTTCACCGGAGCTGGTTAGTGTACTCACCGCAGAACAATGCTGTGTTCTGCTTTGCATGTAAGCTTTTCAGTGTGAAGGATATAAAGCTGAGTACAGAGGGCTTCAGTGACTGGTCGAACATCAACATCCGCACTGCACTGAAGTATAGAAGACACTGA